From a region of the Methanolobus tindarius DSM 2278 genome:
- the rnfB gene encoding Rnf electron transport complex subunit RnfB translates to MSELVTLLVQAGAILGGLGLAVGVMLVVASKKFKVETNPLVDEIVEVLPGANCGACGYAGCADFAERVVNEGAPINGCPVGGFDVAKEIGGILGQEVAEGEEQYPFVRCNGGLNCVDRFEYVGFEDCKAVMMLSDGEKGCNYGCMGRGTCVRACPFDALSIGEDRLPHVNKNLCTSCGLCIASCPNDILVFAKESEKVHVLCMSHDKGKAVKESCTVGCIGCKICEKNCPEEAITVTKFLAEIDQDKCTACGICVEKCPQNTIAIR, encoded by the coding sequence ATGAGCGAACTGGTAACTTTACTTGTACAGGCAGGGGCAATCCTCGGAGGTCTCGGACTGGCTGTCGGTGTCATGCTTGTAGTGGCATCAAAGAAGTTCAAGGTAGAGACAAATCCTCTGGTTGATGAGATAGTCGAAGTTCTTCCTGGAGCCAACTGTGGTGCTTGTGGTTATGCAGGTTGTGCAGATTTTGCAGAACGTGTTGTTAACGAAGGTGCACCAATTAACGGTTGTCCTGTTGGAGGTTTTGATGTTGCCAAGGAAATTGGTGGCATTCTTGGGCAGGAAGTTGCAGAAGGTGAGGAGCAGTATCCGTTTGTCAGATGTAACGGCGGACTTAATTGTGTTGACCGTTTCGAGTATGTTGGTTTTGAAGACTGTAAGGCAGTTATGATGCTGTCAGACGGTGAGAAAGGCTGTAATTACGGATGTATGGGCAGAGGTACTTGTGTACGCGCATGTCCTTTTGATGCTCTTTCCATTGGTGAGGATCGCCTGCCACATGTGAACAAAAACCTGTGTACCAGTTGTGGGCTTTGTATTGCATCATGTCCTAATGACATACTTGTGTTTGCAAAGGAATCTGAAAAGGTACATGTACTCTGTATGTCACACGACAAAGGTAAGGCTGTAAAGGAATCATGTACTGTTGGTTGTATCGGATGTAAGATCTGTGAGAAGAACTGTCCTGAAGAAGCTATTACAGTGACCAAGTTCCTTGCAGAGATCGATCAGGATAAATGTACTGCATGTGGAATATGCGTGGAAAAATGTCCACAGAACACAATTGCTATCAGGTGA
- a CDS encoding flavodoxin domain-containing protein, producing the protein MPKLAIVYLSTQGSTKMMAEAIAEGAREKHVDVDIDNFYEWDPAEVAKYDAICIGSSTFYYTMLEPIAKFLDKLIEIGIEGKLGAAFGSYGWSGEAPVLIAEKLRKAGVEVIDPVLRIQYVPNEKDLAECIRLGKDMAKKMKKKE; encoded by the coding sequence ATGCCAAAACTAGCTATAGTATACCTTAGTACCCAGGGAAGTACGAAAATGATGGCAGAAGCCATTGCCGAGGGTGCACGTGAAAAACATGTAGATGTTGACATTGACAACTTTTATGAATGGGACCCGGCAGAAGTTGCAAAATATGATGCCATATGCATAGGTTCATCCACCTTCTATTACACAATGCTGGAACCCATAGCTAAATTCCTGGACAAATTAATAGAGATAGGAATTGAAGGTAAACTGGGTGCAGCTTTCGGATCTTACGGATGGAGCGGAGAAGCACCAGTGCTAATCGCTGAGAAGCTCAGAAAAGCAGGAGTAGAAGTAATTGACCCGGTATTGAGAATACAGTATGTCCCAAATGAAAAAGATCTGGCCGAATGCATCAGACTTGGAAAAGACATGGCTAAGAAAATGAAAAAGAAAGAGTAA
- a CDS encoding RPA family protein, with amino-acid sequence MVEREVAYRMFAREFNDSRFHLYSSSSASEQDIYSPNFLISPTGLKVNRVFIVGVVTEVDRLSEQKGSERELWRARISDPTGAFTIYAGSYQPEASVFLSTIQVPSYVMVLGKVRSYEPGDGSVFVSLRPEEINYVDESIRDRWIVETAEMTLDRLDEFDKFFSEDTGEGKLMDRILSSGVQDSSAGGMCLSLDYYHKDAEYYKSVKEDVRKALCSIRKSSGKTEDIDYESEVQSIAEELDDGSGFEYIAFINIAISRNIPEKLADSTLKILLSKGHLYEPRAGVFKVIH; translated from the coding sequence ATGGTTGAGAGAGAAGTTGCATACAGGATGTTTGCCAGGGAGTTCAATGATTCACGTTTTCACCTTTATTCCTCATCATCGGCATCTGAACAGGATATCTATTCACCTAATTTTCTTATAAGTCCTACCGGTCTTAAAGTAAACAGGGTTTTTATTGTTGGTGTCGTTACGGAAGTTGACCGTCTGTCCGAGCAGAAAGGCAGTGAAAGGGAATTATGGAGAGCACGCATCTCAGATCCGACCGGAGCATTCACCATTTATGCCGGAAGCTACCAGCCCGAAGCATCTGTATTTTTGTCCACAATACAGGTTCCGTCTTATGTAATGGTACTTGGAAAGGTTCGGTCATACGAGCCAGGTGATGGTTCAGTCTTTGTATCCCTGCGCCCGGAAGAAATTAATTATGTTGATGAATCCATTCGGGACAGATGGATAGTTGAGACTGCTGAAATGACACTTGATCGTCTTGATGAATTTGATAAGTTCTTTTCAGAGGATACGGGAGAAGGCAAACTTATGGACAGAATACTGTCAAGCGGTGTTCAAGATTCATCGGCAGGTGGAATGTGTCTTTCACTTGATTATTATCACAAGGATGCAGAATATTATAAATCAGTAAAAGAGGATGTGAGGAAAGCTCTGTGTTCAATAAGAAAATCCAGTGGTAAAACCGAGGATATTGATTATGAATCAGAGGTTCAATCGATTGCTGAGGAACTTGACGATGGCAGTGGATTTGAGTATATTGCTTTTATTAACATAGCAATTTCCAGAAATATTCCGGAAAAGCTTGCTGATTCTACATTAAAGATACTTCTTTCAAAAGGTCATCTTTATGAACCAAGAGCCGGTGTTTTTAAAGTGATACACTAG
- the rnfE gene encoding Rnf electron transport complex subunit RnfE, with product MDPLSEYIRGITRDNPIFGLVLGLCPTLAVTTSVENAIGMSAGTAFVLVCSNIFVSALRKQIPSTVRLPIFIIIIATFVSIVKMIMQAYFPPMYAALGVFIPLIVVNCIIIGRAEAYANKNNVFYSFIDGLGISTGFLLVLMLIGGIRELLGTGQIVVFDYTIINLSLSYPITTMILPAGAFLTIGGLMAIVNYQRARKLARGG from the coding sequence ATGGACCCGTTAAGTGAATATATTCGTGGTATTACAAGAGACAACCCGATCTTCGGACTTGTTCTGGGCCTCTGTCCTACACTGGCAGTGACCACATCAGTCGAGAACGCAATCGGTATGTCCGCAGGTACGGCATTCGTACTTGTATGTTCAAACATTTTCGTATCAGCTTTAAGGAAACAAATTCCTTCAACTGTAAGACTTCCGATATTCATCATCATTATAGCGACATTCGTGTCGATTGTAAAAATGATAATGCAGGCGTATTTCCCGCCCATGTATGCGGCGTTAGGTGTGTTCATTCCGCTAATTGTGGTGAACTGTATCATTATCGGCCGTGCAGAAGCGTACGCAAATAAAAATAATGTTTTCTATTCGTTCATAGATGGTCTAGGTATCTCCACAGGTTTCTTACTTGTACTGATGCTCATTGGTGGAATCAGGGAACTCCTTGGAACAGGACAGATAGTAGTATTCGATTACACAATCATCAACCTGTCACTCAGTTACCCAATAACCACAATGATATTGCCTGCAGGTGCTTTCCTGACAATAGGAGGACTCATGGCAATCGTGAACTATCAGAGAGCAAGGAAACTGGCAAGAGGTGGATAA
- a CDS encoding COG2426 family protein — MSLEATVLDLLSSFPHWLATMVIGAMPIFELRGAIPIALGIYDMSPVSAFIFAVLGNMIPVVPLLLFLDPVSTYLRRFAIFDKFFSWLFGRTHRNHSERFEKYGTLALTLFVAVPLPVTGAWTGCAAAFVFGIKFRHAFPAILAGVLIAGIIVSSVTLGGIGLVDLFS, encoded by the coding sequence TTGAGTCTTGAAGCAACAGTACTGGACTTACTTTCCTCTTTTCCTCACTGGCTTGCAACCATGGTGATTGGTGCAATGCCAATATTTGAGTTAAGGGGTGCCATTCCCATTGCACTTGGAATATATGATATGAGTCCTGTTTCCGCATTTATTTTTGCAGTACTGGGCAACATGATTCCCGTTGTACCTTTACTCCTGTTTCTGGATCCCGTTTCCACTTATCTTCGCCGTTTTGCTATATTCGATAAATTCTTTTCATGGCTTTTCGGAAGAACACACCGTAACCATTCGGAAAGATTTGAGAAATACGGTACGCTTGCACTGACACTTTTTGTTGCAGTACCACTGCCTGTAACTGGTGCATGGACTGGGTGTGCAGCAGCGTTTGTTTTTGGTATTAAGTTCCGACATGCATTTCCGGCAATACTTGCAGGAGTGCTGATTGCAGGAATAATAGTAAGCAGTGTTACATTAGGTGGAATAGGTCTGGTAGATCTTTTCAGCTGA
- a CDS encoding replication factor C small subunit, whose protein sequence is MQVCILLCGGFEIKEEIWIEKYRPFKLDDVVGQTETVERLKSYIKTRNLPHLLFSGPPGVGKTATSVSIARELFGDSWRENFTELNASDERGIDVVRTKIKNFAKTTPIGGADFKIIFLDEADALTSDAQSALRRTMERYTNNCRFILSCNYSSKIIEPIQSRCAVYRFRPLSDEAVAERVRFVANNENLDIADDGVDAIKYVAQGDMRKAINALQAAALIADTIHKDAIYKITATARPEQVKELIMTALEGSFSASRKHLDSLLLEQGLSGEDVVGQIYRAMFEVDIPEKKMVELIDVIGEIDFRLTEGANERIQLECLLAHFALSGKECN, encoded by the coding sequence ATGCAGGTATGCATACTTCTATGCGGAGGGTTTGAAATTAAAGAAGAGATATGGATTGAAAAGTATAGGCCCTTTAAGCTCGACGATGTGGTTGGCCAGACAGAAACTGTTGAAAGGCTGAAATCTTACATTAAAACAAGAAATCTTCCACATCTCCTGTTCTCAGGTCCTCCCGGAGTTGGAAAAACTGCAACTTCCGTGTCAATTGCACGTGAGCTTTTTGGAGATTCATGGCGTGAGAATTTCACAGAGCTTAATGCTTCTGATGAACGTGGAATTGATGTTGTCAGGACAAAGATCAAGAACTTTGCGAAAACAACTCCAATTGGCGGTGCGGATTTCAAGATAATCTTCCTTGATGAAGCAGATGCGCTCACATCTGATGCGCAGTCAGCACTCAGGCGTACCATGGAACGCTACACCAATAACTGTCGTTTTATTCTTTCATGTAACTACTCATCCAAGATAATTGAGCCTATCCAGTCAAGATGCGCAGTCTACAGGTTCCGTCCGTTGTCTGATGAAGCTGTGGCAGAACGTGTAAGATTTGTAGCAAATAATGAGAATCTGGATATTGCAGATGATGGTGTGGATGCCATAAAATATGTTGCGCAGGGCGATATGAGAAAAGCTATTAATGCTCTTCAGGCAGCAGCTCTTATTGCTGACACAATCCACAAGGATGCAATCTACAAGATTACTGCAACTGCACGTCCTGAGCAGGTAAAAGAACTTATCATGACTGCTCTGGAGGGGAGTTTCAGTGCATCCAGAAAACATCTGGACAGCCTTTTGCTGGAGCAGGGACTTTCCGGAGAGGATGTTGTAGGTCAGATATACAGGGCCATGTTTGAGGTAGATATTCCTGAGAAGAAGATGGTCGAACTAATCGATGTCATCGGTGAGATTGATTTCAGGCTTACAGAAGGTGCCAATGAAAGAATTCAGCTTGAATGTCTGCTGGCACACTTTGCATTGTCGGGTAAGGAATGTAATTGA
- a CDS encoding histone family protein: MTIIPFAPIERVIRNAGAQRVSESAGMELTAILEEYGLEISREAIKLAEHAGRKTVKAEDITLAKEMLGK, translated from the coding sequence ATGACAATAATTCCATTTGCACCTATTGAGAGAGTTATAAGAAACGCCGGAGCACAAAGAGTAAGCGAGTCTGCAGGAATGGAACTCACAGCCATACTGGAAGAATACGGACTTGAAATTTCAAGGGAAGCCATTAAACTTGCAGAACATGCAGGAAGAAAAACAGTTAAGGCTGAAGATATCACCCTTGCAAAAGAGATGCTGGGAAAATAA
- a CDS encoding DUF4870 domain-containing protein, whose protein sequence is MTYKTKIGLNENIVAALSYVGFWITGIIFLLIEPDNKFVRFHAMQSLLIFLPLSLIIFIVGWIPYVGWIIADFLGFGALFFILVLVIMAYKGLMLKIPVVGSYAYKLIYQ, encoded by the coding sequence ATGACATATAAGACAAAGATTGGTCTGAACGAAAATATCGTTGCAGCCCTCAGTTATGTAGGATTCTGGATCACAGGAATAATCTTCCTGCTCATTGAGCCGGATAACAAGTTTGTCAGGTTCCATGCAATGCAGTCACTGCTGATATTCCTTCCACTTTCACTGATTATCTTCATCGTGGGATGGATACCATACGTTGGCTGGATAATAGCTGATTTCCTTGGATTCGGCGCATTATTCTTCATACTTGTGCTTGTCATAATGGCATACAAGGGTTTAATGCTCAAGATTCCTGTTGTAGGCAGTTACGCTTACAAGCTGATCTATCAGTAA
- the rnfA gene encoding Rnf electron transport complex subunit RnfA, whose protein sequence is MAEDALFSIFMDGIFIKNFLLIQFLGLCSFVGVTKDVKSAAGMSGAVVFVMAMASTVSYLIYTYILVPANMQFLDLISFIVVIAALVQLVEFVVRKNIPSLYRSLGIYLPLITTNCAVLGAVLLNESSGYNFVQSVVFGIAAGLGYTVVMLMMSGIRERSTFVNIPSSIRGLPQAFFIATMLSLAFVNYFWVIPI, encoded by the coding sequence ATGGCAGAAGATGCATTATTCTCAATCTTTATGGATGGTATATTCATCAAGAACTTCCTGCTGATCCAGTTCCTTGGACTGTGTTCCTTTGTGGGCGTAACCAAGGACGTAAAAAGTGCCGCGGGAATGTCCGGAGCTGTGGTGTTTGTCATGGCAATGGCTTCTACGGTATCATACCTGATTTACACCTACATTCTGGTGCCTGCAAATATGCAATTCCTTGATCTTATCAGCTTTATTGTTGTAATTGCAGCACTTGTGCAGCTGGTAGAGTTCGTAGTAAGGAAGAATATTCCTTCACTTTACCGTTCACTGGGTATTTACCTGCCACTTATCACAACTAACTGTGCTGTACTTGGTGCGGTACTTCTCAATGAAAGTTCAGGCTATAACTTTGTACAGAGTGTCGTTTTCGGTATTGCAGCAGGTCTTGGATACACCGTAGTAATGCTCATGATGTCCGGTATAAGGGAAAGATCAACATTTGTAAACATCCCATCATCAATAAGGGGTCTGCCACAGGCATTCTTCATTGCAACAATGCTTTCTCTGGCTTTTGTTAACTACTTCTGGGTGATTCCAATATGA
- a CDS encoding Single-stranded DNA binding protein, which produces MDEKIAPHIDELTMALGNISREEISRELDKLLKYRVPLDEAKRMIKSKYLSVSSNTVSVKDLSPGLNGIEISGRIIDIVEKTVSIQGEQKTIFSGTLGDGTGICSFTCWDDMSLNPGDAILIRNAYTRLWNNRPELYFGKRSTITYLQDDELPESDEMSQSNLKKLGDIVPADVLVSSVVLIVEMYHREIMLKGKEVTVVEGVLADETGKLPFTSWMPMGGPDIGDYIHFEGASVRIFRGLPSINFTETTTIEKISDATGLPFSIESVNKANSSVAIEKLLEKEGMFDVTVSGNIISVRSGSGLIERCSQCNRVTQKSSCRSHGEVECLTDMRIKAILDDGTGAVHLMLNRELSEAVYGKSMHDAEKMAQSSLSGEAVFEDMKKVLTGKYLAARGNSSRNEFGVSLVARSVWIPENYVEQSIEELLERMDAGCDD; this is translated from the coding sequence ATGGACGAGAAAATCGCGCCACATATAGATGAATTAACCATGGCGCTTGGAAACATTAGCAGGGAAGAGATTAGCAGAGAGCTTGATAAACTTTTGAAATACCGGGTTCCTCTGGATGAAGCAAAAAGGATGATAAAAAGCAAATATCTTTCAGTTTCATCTAATACGGTAAGTGTCAAAGACCTTTCACCGGGGCTGAATGGTATCGAAATAAGCGGACGTATAATCGATATTGTTGAAAAAACCGTTTCTATACAGGGCGAGCAGAAAACCATATTTTCAGGAACTCTTGGTGATGGCACAGGTATCTGTTCATTTACGTGCTGGGATGACATGTCCTTAAATCCCGGAGATGCGATACTTATCAGGAATGCCTATACGCGCCTCTGGAATAACAGGCCTGAACTTTATTTTGGAAAAAGATCAACGATAACATATCTTCAGGATGATGAACTTCCTGAATCTGACGAGATGTCCCAGTCAAATCTCAAAAAACTTGGTGACATTGTTCCTGCAGATGTACTCGTAAGTTCTGTGGTATTGATTGTAGAGATGTATCACCGCGAGATAATGCTCAAAGGCAAGGAAGTTACTGTTGTTGAAGGTGTCCTGGCAGATGAGACCGGTAAACTCCCATTTACTTCATGGATGCCTATGGGAGGGCCGGATATCGGTGATTATATTCATTTCGAAGGAGCTTCTGTGAGAATATTCAGGGGTCTTCCCTCCATTAATTTTACGGAAACAACTACCATTGAGAAAATCTCTGATGCAACGGGGCTGCCATTTTCAATAGAATCAGTAAACAAGGCAAACTCATCTGTTGCAATTGAAAAACTTCTTGAGAAGGAAGGAATGTTTGATGTAACTGTCAGTGGTAATATAATATCTGTCAGGTCGGGTTCAGGACTCATTGAACGCTGTTCCCAATGTAATCGTGTAACACAGAAATCTTCCTGCCGCTCACATGGGGAAGTGGAATGTCTGACGGACATGCGTATAAAAGCTATTCTGGATGACGGAACCGGTGCAGTTCACCTGATGCTTAACAGGGAACTTTCCGAGGCCGTTTATGGTAAAAGCATGCATGATGCTGAGAAGATGGCACAGAGTTCACTTTCCGGGGAAGCTGTCTTTGAAGACATGAAAAAGGTGCTTACAGGTAAATATCTTGCAGCAAGGGGAAATTCATCCCGAAATGAGTTCGGTGTTTCACTTGTAGCCAGATCGGTATGGATTCCGGAAAATTATGTTGAGCAGAGTATTGAAGAACTTCTGGAAAGAATGGATGCAGGATGTGATGATTAA